One Orcinus orca chromosome 7, mOrcOrc1.1, whole genome shotgun sequence genomic window carries:
- the PPIG gene encoding peptidyl-prolyl cis-trans isomerase G isoform X3, protein MTSKRTTKPTPHLDGHHVVFGQVISGQEVVREIENQKTDAASKPFAEVRILSCGELIPKSKARKEEKKRHKSSSSSSSSSSDSDSSSDSQSSSDSSDSESASEEKSKKRKKKHRKNSRKHKKEKKKRKKSKKSASSESEAENLEAQPQSTVRPEEIPPIPENRFLMRKSPPKADEKERKNRERERECNLLNSQPASYQRRLLVTRSGRKIKGRGPRRYRTPSRSRSRDRFRRSETPPHWRQEMQRAQRMRVSSGERWIKGDKSELNEIKENQRSPVRVKEKKITDHRHVSESPNRKSEKEKKVKDHKSNSKERDIRRNSEKDDKYKNKVKKRAKSKSRSKSKEKSKSKERDTKHNRHEEKRMRSRSKERDHENVKEKEKSDSKGKDQERSRSKEKSKQLESKSNEHDHNKSKDKDRRAQSRSRERDVTKGKHSYNSRTRERSRSRDRSRRVRSRSHDRDRSRSKEYHRYREQEYRRRGRSRSRDRRATPGRSRSKDRRRRRRDSRSSEREESQSRNKEKYRNQESKSSHRKENSEGEKRMYSKNRDHSSSNSNREKKADRDQSPFSKMKQSSQDNELKFSTLKNKEDEKTRSSVEKENQKSKGQENDHTHDKNKKFDHESSPGTDEDKSG, encoded by the exons atgacttccaaaagaacaacaaaaccaacTCCTCATTTAGATGg GCATCATGTTGTTTTTGGGCAAGTGATTTCTGGTCAAGAAGTTGTGAGAGAGATAGAAAACCAGAAAACAGATGCAGCTAGCAAACCATTTGCTGAGGTGCGGATACTCAGTTGTGGAGAGCTAATTCCCAAATCTAAAG ctaggaaagaagaaaagaaaaggcataaatcctcctcctcctcctcctcatcatccAGTGACTCAGATAGTTCAAGCGATTCTCAGTCCTCTTCTGATTCTTCTGATTCTGAAAGTGCTTctgaagagaaatcaaaaaaaagaaagaagaaacataggAAAAATTCTCGtaaacacaagaaagaaaagaagaagcgaaagaaaagcaagaaaag CGCATCTAGTGAAAGTGAGGCTGAAAATCTTGAAGCACAACCCCAGTCTACTGTTCGTCCAGAAGAAATCCCTCCAATACCTGAAAATAGATTCCTAATGAGAAAAAGTCCTCCTAAAGctgatgaaaaagaaaggaagaacagggagagagagagagagtg TAATCTACTTAACTCCCAGCCTGCTTCATACCAGAGGCGACTTTTAGTTACTAGGTCTGGCAGGAAAATTAAAGGAAGAGGACCAAGG CGTTATCGAACTCCTTCTAGATCCAGATCCAGGGATCGTTTCAGACGTAGTGAGACTCCTCCACATTGGAGGCAGGAGATGCAGAGAGCTCAAAGAATGAGGGTATCAAGTGGTGAAAGATGGATCAAAGGCGATAA gagtgagttaaatgaaataaaagaaaatcaaagaagccCAGTtagagtaaaagagaaaaaaataactgatcaTAGGCATGTTTCTGAGAGTCCAAAcagaaaaagtgaaaaggaaaagaaagttaaagATCATAAATCTAACAGCAAAGAGAGAGACATCAgaagaaattcagaaaaagatgataaatataaaaacaaggtAAAGAAAAGGGCCAAATCGAAAAGTAGGAGTAAGAGCAAAGAGAAATCCAAGAGTAAGGAAAGAGATACAAAGCATAATAGACATGAAGAAAAGAGGATGAGGTCAAGGAGTAAAGAAAGGGATCATgagaatgttaaagaaaaagaaaagtctgatTCTAAAGGAAAAGATCAGGAAAGGAGTAGAAGTAAAGAGAAGTCTAAACAGTTAGAATCCAAAAGCAATGAGCATGATCATAATAAAAGTAAGGACAAGGACAGACGTGCACAGTCTAGGAGTAGAGAACGCGATGTAACTAAAGGCAAACACAGTTACAATAGTAGAACAAGGGAACGAAGCAGAAGTAGGGACAGGAGCAGAAGAGTGCGGTCTAGAAGCCATGACCGAGATCGCAGCAGAAGCAAGGAGtatcacagatacagagaacaggagTACAGGAGAAGAGGAAGGTCACGGAGCCGAGACAGAAGAGCAACGCCAGGAAGATCAAGAAGTAAAgacaggaggagaaggaggagagattCACGGAgctcagagagagaagaaagtcaaagcagaaacaaagaaaaatacagaaaccaaGAAAGTAAAAGTTCACACAGAAAAGAGAATTCTGAGGGTGAGAAGAGAATGTACTCTAAAAATCGTGATCATAGTAGCTCAAATAGtaacagggaaaaaaaggctGATAGAGATCAAAGTCCATtctcaaaaatgaaacaaagtagTCAGGACAATGAATTAAAGTTCTCAACTTTGAAAAATAAGGAGGATGAGAAGACCAGATCCTcagtggaaaaagaaaaccaaaaatcaaaGGGTCAAGAAAATGACCACacacatgataaaaataaaaaatttgatcATGAATCAAGCCCTGGAACAGATGAAGACAAAAGTGGATGA